In Streptomyces sp. TLI_146, the genomic stretch GACAGCAAGGACTTCGAGCGTCCGGGTACGAACGCCATCGTCGCCACCGTCGAGCGCGAGCTGCACAACGGACCGACACTCCTCTTCCACGACGCGGGCGGCGACCGCACCCAGACCGTTCAGGCCCTGCGCCGGATCCTGCCCCGACTCAAGGAGCAGGGTTACTCGTTCGGCTTCCCGGTGCACTGAGCGCGGCCTTCCAAGGTGCGCAGCAGCCCGTCGTGCTCGCCGTCGCCGGGCCCACATCCTCGCTGTTCAGCCGACGGTGAAGACCCGCCCGGCCCGGCTCGACGATCATTACGCTCCAGTCCCATGACGACGGTTACCACGCGCACGGTCACCTACCCGGCCGACGGCCTCACGATGATCGGGCACCTCGCGCTCCCCGCCGGTGTCGACCGCCGACCCGCGGTTCTGATCGGGCCCGAGGGGACGGGCCTGAACGACTTCCAGCGCCGCCGGGCCGACGCCCTCGCCGAACTGGGCTATGTGGCGCTGGCCTTCGACATCAACGGCGGGCGCTGGTTCACCGACATCGAGGAGATGCTGGCGCACGCGATGCCGCTGCTCGCCGACCCCGACCGGATGCGGGACATCGGCCACGCCGCACTCGATGTGCTGCGCGCCGAACCCCGGACCGACCCCGACCGGATCGCCGCCATCGGATACGGCACCGGGGGCGCGATCGCGCTGGAACTCGGGCGCGACGGCGTCGACCTGCGCGCGATCGGCACGGTCAACGCACTGACGACGGGCCGACCGGGCGAGGCGGCGCGCATCCGTTGCCCCGTGTGGGCCGGGGTCGGATCGGAGGACCCGATCATGCCCGCCGAGCAACGGGACGCCTTCGCCGCCGAGATGCAGGCAGCGGGCGTCGACTGGCGCCTCGTCGTCTACGGCGGGGCCCTGCACGCCTTCCACCACCCGCCGGTCGACCAGGCCGTACGCCCCGGCGTCGGCCACCACCCGCTTCACGCGCAGCGAGCCTGGGACGACATCGTCGACCTGCTCGCCGAGTGCCTGCCGGTGGGGGATTGAGCCAGGGCGCGATTACCCAGGCCACCGCATCGGCGCCTCCCAGGCCCCAATGTCAGCCGTCAGTCGTCAGCTGACAGTCCTCATCTGTCAGCCGTCATCTGTCAGCTGTCATCTGTCGGCTGCCATTTGTCAGCCGTCATCTGTCGGCTGTCATCTGTCAGCCGTCCGACTCCGGCGACGGCATATACGCGCCCGGCACGTCCTTCGGCGCGAAGATCTTGTGCTCGCCCGGGTACGGCGTGGTCCACTCGTGTGTCTCGTACCAGGTGAAGTGATTCATCTGCGCGGGGTTCGCGAAGTCGGGCTTGGCGTCGGGGCCGGTCAGCCGTTGCTGTGCCTTCCAGGCGTTCCACTCCGCCGCGAGCTTCTGCTTGTCCTGCGGCACCTTCGCCGACGGGACGGCCGCCGCGCGGGGGTTCGGCGGCGCCGGGTTGTCCTCGCCGCAGGCAGGCGGGGTCGGCAGGCCTGCGGTCAGCGAAGTCCGGTTGGGCAGTGCCTTGAACGGGGTGAAGTCCGCAGTGCGGGTGAACGCACCGCTCATCGGGCTGGCCGCGCTGTCCTTCTGGTTCATCGGGTGGATCCCGAGGATCTGCTCGATGGTGCGGATCATGGTGATCTGCGAGTAGTAGTGACTGTCGACGGCGCCGTGCCGGGCCCAGGGGCTGATGATCTGGATCGGGGCGCGGTGGCCGTCGACGTGGTCGAGGCCGGCTTGGGAGTCGTCCTCGACGACGAAGATCGCGGAGTCCTTCCAGTACGGGCTGTGGGAGATCTCGTCGACGATCCGGCCGGTCGCGAGGTCGTTGTCCGCGACCTGCGCGGCCGCGTTCGCCGGGCCGCCGGTGTGGTCGCTGGAGAGCCAGAACATGTTGAGGTTCGCGGGACCGTTCTTCTCGAAGTCGCGCTTCCAGATCTCGGTCCGGTAGATGTCCGGGACACTGGTGTCGAACTTCGCGAAGCCGTGCACCGACACGGCGTTGAGCGACGGGATCGGCGAGGACGAGACCAGGGAATAGGCGGTGTCCTGCCCGGTCGCCCTCATGTTCTTGGTGTCGCAGTACAGGTTCTGCCAGCTCGCGTCCGACGGCTTGGTCAGGAACTCCTGGAACTCGCCGAAGTCCCGTACGGACTTTCCGGCCGCCTGGGCGCCGGTCCACAGGAACCCGGTCCGCTGGTGGCCGAGCGCGTCGTTCTCGGTGTCGTAGCTGCGGGCGTACTCACCGGCCGAGGACTCGGTGTACTCCGGATCGTCGGCCTGCATCAGCCAGTTGTGCCCCTCGGCGGAGTTCGTGCCGATGTCGTACGTGTTGTCGTACAGCCCGAACTGCTGGGCCAGCGCGTGCTGGTTGGGCGTCACGTTCTCGCCGAACTCCGTCAGCGCCGGGTCGCCGTTGCCCCGGGGCACGTCGCCGAAGACCTGGTCGTAGGTGCGGTTCTCCTTGACGATCAGGAAGACGTGCTTGATCGTCGACGGGTCGCCGAGCCGTACGGGAACGGGCACCGGGTTCACCTTGCCCTTGGCCGTGGCGACCGAGCCGGGGGTCCAGCCGTTCTGCCGGAAGACCTTGGCCGTCTCGGACTTGATGACGCCGTCCTTGGGCAGCATGAACCGCTGCAGGCTCGATGTCGTGTCGTGGGTGCCGTGTCCGGCGCCGGCCGTGGGGCGGCGGGCGTCGATGCCCCGGGTGTTGGAGACCAGCACCAGGTTGCCGGCACTGGCGACCTCGGCGGGGAAGTAGTCCGTCGGGAGCAGGCCTACGTAGCCGACCGGCTCCTGCGGGGTCGTGTAGCGGTAGACGGCGACGGCGTTGGCGCGGCCGAGTGTCACCAGAAGGTGGCCGTCGCGGGAGAACGCCACCGCGTTGGGCTCATAGCCCACCGACGCCTCCGGCCAGGGCTTGGTGGAGATGGTCTGGACGACCTTGTTCCGGGCGGTGTCGATGACCGAGACGTCGTTGGTGGCGGTGTTGGTCACGAACAGCGCGCCGTTCCTCGCGTACAGCGCGGTCGGGTGCAGACCGACGTCGATGCTCGCGACGGCGGCGTCCGGGTTCGCCAGATCGATGACGCTGACGGTACCGGTGGTGGTCGCCGCGGTCACCGGGTCGGCCGGCACCTGGGTGTTGTACGAGTTGACCGTGGTGTCGCCGGGCCGTGCCGGACGGCCGCCCTCGTTGCTGACGTAGAGCTTGGAGCCGACCGCGGCCACGGCGCGCGGGGCGTTGCCCACGGGCCAGCTCCGCTGGACGGCCCCGGTCGCCGTGTTGATGGCGACCACCCGGTTCTGGCCGTTGACCGCCGCGTACACGGTGGAACCGTCGGCCGAGAACACCGCCCCGCCCACCAGCGCGTGTTTGGGCCCGTCTGCCGGGATCTTGACGGACACGGGGTTGGCGAGGGTGCCGTCGCGGTTGACGGTGAACCTGGTGTAGCCGTCGGTCTGGCCCAGCCACAGCTGCGTACCGTCGGGGGAGTACGTGGGGCCTTCCTGGCCCACGTCGTTGCCGCTGATGCGCAGGTCCGCCGAGGCAGAGTTGCCGATGACCTGCTGCACCTTCCACTTCCTGAGGTCGACGATGTCCAGTGCCATCCCGCCGTCGGCGACCGAGGCCGCGAGGTGGGTGCCGTCCGGGCTGACCGACGACGACATGATCTTGCCGTTGTTGATGACGAGACGGTTGCCGAACGGGGCGATGAACTGGTCGCTGGAGATGACCTGGCCCTGGCGGGTGTTCTGGCCGACGCGGGCTGTGCCGAACTGCTGTGTCTGGGCGAGGGCGGTACCGGCGAGGGCGAGGCCGAGAACGGTGATGCCCGCCGCTGTCAGGGGTGTTCGGCGGCCGAGGCGTCTGGTGAGCGAGCCGGGGCGCCCCTTTCCGGTGCTCCGGCGGCGGCGTGTGACCTGCATGGAGTCATCCCTTCGGGGTGGCGGCGAGCAGTTCGACGTTGCCGTCGAACTGCCAGAGCGGGTTGGGCGCGTCCCCGGTCGGGGTCCGCAGCAGGAAGTAGCCGTTGACCTCCTTGGGTCCGTCGCCGTCGGCCACGAACCGCCCGTCTGCGGCGACGTCGAGCTGGTACACGGCCGTCCCGGTGGCCCGGACGTCGGGGAGGTGCCAGGAGACGACGCAGCGCCAGTCGTTGCCCGGCCCGTGGGCGCCGGTCGTGACGCTGCCCTTGGTGCACGCCGCCGTGGCTTTGAGCTGCGCCTCGGTGACGGCGGGACGGTTGAGCTCCTCGGCCTGGAGGCGATAGAGGTGGGCGAAGGCCGTGGCGAGTGAGCGCTGCACCTTGGTCTGCTCGATGCCGGAGCCCGTGGCCGGGGTCGCGGTGGCGACGACCGCCACCGTCACGGTGAGGAGTCCCGCGAGCGGCAGGACTCCGGCGGTGACCGCGCGGCGCCCCGAGCCGTCGTCGTGGAGGTTGGTGAAGTCGCGCCGCAGGAAGAGCAGATAGGCCAGCGCCGTCGCGGTGACGGCCCACACCAGGGCGACCGCGATGCCGATCAGCAGCGGGCCGACCTGCGCCGGGTCGGTGAACAGCCCGTTCCAGGCGATGAAGGCGTAGCCGGGCATGGCGAGGCGTACGGCGACGGGCAGCGGCAGCATCTGGGCGAGTTGCATCGCCAGCGCGACGAGCACGGGCAGCAGCAGCCCCATCGGGGACCGCCCCAGCGCGACCGACCCGAGGAGCCCGATCGCGGCGAGCGCCAGGGTCGGGGCGAGCACGCAGAGCCAGGCGAGCAGGACCTTCCCGGCCGCGTCCGACGGGGCCAGCAGGTGGCCGTCGAGGCCGACGAGCGGCTGGTTCCCGACCGCCAGGACCCCGCCGACCGTGCTCGATGCGACCAGGCCGACCACGAGCAGCACGATCGCGGTGAGGCTGGCCAGCGCCTTCGCCGCGAAGATCCGCCGGGGCGACCGTACCGCCACGAGCAGATGGCGCCAGGTGCCGAGCCGGTCCTCGGAGGCGAACACATCACCGGCGACCACCGAGGTCAGCAGCGGGAGCGCCCAGGCGCCCGAGAAGCCGAGCGTCACCAGCGGCCCGGCCCACCCGGTGGCGTGCATCCAGCGGCCGAAGAGCGTGTCGACGGGGAGCGAGCTCTGCCGGCTCACCGCGGCGACGAAGAGCGCCGGAACGAGCCAGCAGGCGAGGACCAGCAGGCGCACCCGCCAGGAGGAGAAGAGTTTGACCAGTTCGAAGCGGTAGGCGCGGGCCACCGAGA encodes the following:
- a CDS encoding dienelactone hydrolase family protein yields the protein MTTVTTRTVTYPADGLTMIGHLALPAGVDRRPAVLIGPEGTGLNDFQRRRADALAELGYVALAFDINGGRWFTDIEEMLAHAMPLLADPDRMRDIGHAALDVLRAEPRTDPDRIAAIGYGTGGAIALELGRDGVDLRAIGTVNALTTGRPGEAARIRCPVWAGVGSEDPIMPAEQRDAFAAEMQAAGVDWRLVVYGGALHAFHHPPVDQAVRPGVGHHPLHAQRAWDDIVDLLAECLPVGD
- a CDS encoding bifunctional YncE family protein/alkaline phosphatase family protein yields the protein MQVTRRRRSTGKGRPGSLTRRLGRRTPLTAAGITVLGLALAGTALAQTQQFGTARVGQNTRQGQVISSDQFIAPFGNRLVINNGKIMSSSVSPDGTHLAASVADGGMALDIVDLRKWKVQQVIGNSASADLRISGNDVGQEGPTYSPDGTQLWLGQTDGYTRFTVNRDGTLANPVSVKIPADGPKHALVGGAVFSADGSTVYAAVNGQNRVVAINTATGAVQRSWPVGNAPRAVAAVGSKLYVSNEGGRPARPGDTTVNSYNTQVPADPVTAATTTGTVSVIDLANPDAAVASIDVGLHPTALYARNGALFVTNTATNDVSVIDTARNKVVQTISTKPWPEASVGYEPNAVAFSRDGHLLVTLGRANAVAVYRYTTPQEPVGYVGLLPTDYFPAEVASAGNLVLVSNTRGIDARRPTAGAGHGTHDTTSSLQRFMLPKDGVIKSETAKVFRQNGWTPGSVATAKGKVNPVPVPVRLGDPSTIKHVFLIVKENRTYDQVFGDVPRGNGDPALTEFGENVTPNQHALAQQFGLYDNTYDIGTNSAEGHNWLMQADDPEYTESSAGEYARSYDTENDALGHQRTGFLWTGAQAAGKSVRDFGEFQEFLTKPSDASWQNLYCDTKNMRATGQDTAYSLVSSSPIPSLNAVSVHGFAKFDTSVPDIYRTEIWKRDFEKNGPANLNMFWLSSDHTGGPANAAAQVADNDLATGRIVDEISHSPYWKDSAIFVVEDDSQAGLDHVDGHRAPIQIISPWARHGAVDSHYYSQITMIRTIEQILGIHPMNQKDSAASPMSGAFTRTADFTPFKALPNRTSLTAGLPTPPACGEDNPAPPNPRAAAVPSAKVPQDKQKLAAEWNAWKAQQRLTGPDAKPDFANPAQMNHFTWYETHEWTTPYPGEHKIFAPKDVPGAYMPSPESDG
- a CDS encoding ABC transporter permease, producing the protein MTTTVAAHRATGARTVSVARAYRFELVKLFSSWRVRLLVLACWLVPALFVAAVSRQSSLPVDTLFGRWMHATGWAGPLVTLGFSGAWALPLLTSVVAGDVFASEDRLGTWRHLLVAVRSPRRIFAAKALASLTAIVLLVVGLVASSTVGGVLAVGNQPLVGLDGHLLAPSDAAGKVLLAWLCVLAPTLALAAIGLLGSVALGRSPMGLLLPVLVALAMQLAQMLPLPVAVRLAMPGYAFIAWNGLFTDPAQVGPLLIGIAVALVWAVTATALAYLLFLRRDFTNLHDDGSGRRAVTAGVLPLAGLLTVTVAVVATATPATGSGIEQTKVQRSLATAFAHLYRLQAEELNRPAVTEAQLKATAACTKGSVTTGAHGPGNDWRCVVSWHLPDVRATGTAVYQLDVAADGRFVADGDGPKEVNGYFLLRTPTGDAPNPLWQFDGNVELLAATPKG